One Maribacter cobaltidurans genomic window carries:
- a CDS encoding hydrogenase maturation protease encodes MKTAIMGFGNPVRSDDAVGIYVIEQLREKLPDSDDISIIDMGTAAFEVLFGLKGHDKIILADAVLNSNEPVGTLFKVPAEEVMKAPQDDPMVFLHGMKWDQALSYTKKILQDEYPEDIQVYLVAIENTKLEVDLSDVVKEAGDKVVQHILEELNL; translated from the coding sequence ATGAAAACGGCAATAATGGGATTTGGAAATCCGGTGCGCAGCGATGATGCAGTAGGCATTTATGTAATAGAACAGTTGCGGGAAAAACTTCCCGATTCTGACGACATAAGCATTATCGATATGGGTACAGCTGCCTTTGAAGTACTTTTTGGTTTAAAAGGCCATGATAAGATTATTTTGGCAGATGCAGTTCTGAATAGCAATGAACCTGTGGGTACTTTGTTTAAAGTCCCAGCGGAAGAAGTAATGAAAGCACCTCAAGATGACCCGATGGTTTTTCTCCATGGAATGAAATGGGACCAGGCTTTATCGTACACGAAAAAAATATTACAAGATGAGTATCCAGAAGATATTCAAGTGTATTTAGTGGCGATTGAAAATACCAAGCTAGAAGTTGATTTGAGTGACGTGGTGAAGGAAGCAGGTGATAAAGTCGTACAACATATTTTGGAAGAATTAAATTTATAG